In Micropterus dolomieu isolate WLL.071019.BEF.003 ecotype Adirondacks linkage group LG17, ASM2129224v1, whole genome shotgun sequence, one genomic interval encodes:
- the slc46a1 gene encoding proton-coupled folate transporter, whose product MDEPDTAAILPGDVLEATSADDETSCSHKEEEADVRTTRSGRPPFTCPLPVSVEPVLFLSMFSLALQAPLSTQYLWDRISEDLGYNGSKRSECGNTSAPPDPLQKEVETLTAHWNLYISLGGFSVGLLVVPLLGSWSDLAGRRPILILPNLGLALQAVVYLVVMYLKLPVGCFLVGRLLSGLLGDFNAILAGCFSYVADTSDRRSRTFRVAVLEACLGLSGMLASVIGGQWRRAQGYINPFWLVLATNLAGALYAYLFVRESVLPDPSARFLTSRHHKAVWHLFSTGGSTSEAGGRFHRCKLWLYMLCFFVVVTVHFGSRELYVLYELSSPLCWGPALIGYGSAAQHLAYLTSLLGLKIMQRCLNDSWVALLGLVSNVTGLVVFSVADTTQLMFTGYGLCFLFMTVTPVLRSKLSKLVDPSEQGALFASVACVESLCFLVGSGLFNSLYPATLHFMKGFPFLFAAILLFIPVGIIGTLQCLDQRRDQRDSTAS is encoded by the exons ATGGACGAGCCGGACACCGCAGCGATCCTCCCCGGTGATGTGCTTGAAGCCACATCAGCCGACGATGAAACCTCATGTAGCCACAAAGAAGAGGAGGCTGATGTACGGACCACCCGCTCCGGACGACCACCGTTCACGTGCCCGCTGCCGGTTTCTGTGGAGCCGGTGTTGTTCCTCTCCATGTTTTCTCTGGCCCTGCAGGCGCCTCTGTCCACACAGTATCTGTGGGACCGCATCAGCGAGGATCTCGGCTACAACGGATCCAAGAGGTCGGAGTGCGGCAACACCTCCGCTCCCCCTGACCCTCTGCAGAAG GAGGTGGAAACCTTGACAGCCCACTGGAACCTGTACATCAGTCTTGGTGGCTTTTCTGTAGGCCTGCTGGTGGTGCCTCTCCTGGGCTCGTGGAGTGATCTCGCTGGTCGCAGGCCTATCCTTATCCTCCCCAACCTGGGCCTGGCCCTCCAAGCAGTGGTTTATCTAGTGGTGATGTACCTGAAGCTCCCTGTGGGCTGCTTTCTGGTGGGCAGGCTGCTTAGTGGCCTTTTGGGTGATTTCAACGCCATCCTAGCAGGCTGCTTTTCATATGTGGCTGATACCAGCGACAGAAGGTCCCGCACCTTCAGGGTGGCGGTCTTGGAGGCTTGTCTGGGCCTCTCGGGGATGCTAGCCAGCGTCATCGGAGGGCAGTGGCGGCGGGCACAAGG gTACATCAACCCATTCTGGCTGGTCCTGGCCACTAACTTGGCTGGGGCTCTGTACGCTTACCTGTTTGTCCGTGAGTCTGTCCTGCCAGACCCAAGCGCTAGGTTCCTCACCTCTCGCCACCATAAAGCCGTCTGGCACCTCTTCTCAACAGGAGGCAGTACCAGTGAGGCGGGCGGAAGATTTCACAGATGCAAGCTGTGGCTTTACATGCTCTGTTTTTTTGTGGTAGTGACCGTACACTTCGGCAGCAGGGAGCTGTATGTGCTGTATGAGCTGAGCTCACCGCTGTGCTGGGGGCCAGCCCTCATTGGCTACGGATCAGCAGCTCAGCACCTGGCCTACCTTACCAGTCTGCTGGGGCTGAAGATCATGCAGCGCTGCCTGAATGACTCCTGGGTGGCTCTTCTGGGTCTGGTCTCCAATGTCACTGGGCTGGTGGTCTTCTCTGTAGCTGACACCACCCAGCTCATGTTCACAG GTTATGGCCTGTGCTTCCTCTTCATGACTGTGACGCCTGTTCTCAGATCAAAGCTGTCCAAGTTGGTGGACCCATCTGAACAAG GTGCCCTGTTTGCGTCTGTCGCCTGTGTGGAGAGCTTGTGTTTTCTGGTGGGCAGTGGCCTCTTCAACTCCCTTTACCCAGCCACACTACACTTCATGAAGGGCTTCCCATTCCTTTTTGCTGCCATCCTCCTTTTCATCCCTGTTGGAATCATTGG GACGCTGCAGTGTTTAGACCAGAGGAGAGACCAAAGGGACTCCACAGCATCGTGA
- the sarm1 gene encoding NAD(+) hydrolase SARM1, with translation MLFSLALFLWRLYRHFSIMFSSDRLTVPEYVSRLQRSRSGSGSEPRAVSPGISADVQAGLHASIPALRSAIRMLKSSKETSDSDETRRAIADIFQLVQEAWVLPTVGRQVAEEICNRIRLDGGLETLLQLQQTPAVEITYESAKLLEQILISENRDYLARMGLGVILNLTRQQEDAQLARSVSGILEHMFKHSEETSVQLISNGALDSLLFWCRGTDPTVLRHCAVALANCAMYGGHRCQRWMIEKQAAEWLFPLAFSKEDELIRFHACLAVTVLAANREIEKEVVKSGTLELVEPFIASLDPDDFARSLLDSADCMQGKTATDLQHFLPLLDGTRLEGKCIAAFYFCVETSIKSRQRNTKIFQEIGAVQSLKRIVMYSSNGTASSLAKRALSMMGEEVPKRIPSGVPNWKTCEVQTWLQQVGFSAYCDRFQELQVDGDLMLNITDQDLSTDLGMTAGLIRKRFLRDLRVLKTYANYSTCDPNNMADWLAEIDPRFRQYTYGLVQSGVDLNNIQNLTDQQLQYDCHIDNGVHRAKILSSSRKPLKPCHTDAQPAGPDVFISYRRTTGSQLASLLKVHLQVRGYSVFIDVEKLEAGKFQEKLIQSVQRARNFILVLSSNALDKCMGDTAMKDWVHKEIVTALAGKKNIVPVTDNFMWPDPMSLPEDMRAILNFNGIKWSHEYQEATIEKILRFLNGRQDQIDGPDASKQPKKKQNDINKV, from the exons ATGCTCTTCTCTCTGGCGCTCTTCCTGTGGAGGCTGTACCGACATTTCTCCATCATGTTCAGCTCAGACAGACTCACAGTCCCGGAGTATGTCAGCCGGCTGCAGAGGTCGAGGAGCGGATCCGGTTCCGAACCCAGAGCGGTCTCCCCGGGCATCAGTGCCGACGTCCAGGCGGGTTTGCACGCCTCAATCCCCGCCCTGCGCTCCGCAATCAGGATGCTGAAGTCATCAAAGGAAACCTCCGATTCAGATGAGACCCGCAGGGCCATCGCGGATATCTTTCAGCTGGTACAGGAGGCCTGGGTTTTGCCCACCGTAGGCCGTCAAGTGGCCGAGGAGATCTGCAACAGGATCCGGCTGGACGGAGGCCTGGAGAcgctgctgcagcttcagcagACACCTGCTGTGGAGATCACATATGAGTCTGCAAAACTGCTGGAGCAGATACTCATCTCAGAGAACAG AGATTATTTAGCACGGATGGGTCTGGGGGTCATCCTCAACCTGACTCGACAGCAGGAAGACGCACAGCTGGCTCGCAGTGTCTCTGGGATCCTGGAGCACATGTTCAAACACAGCGAGGAGACATCTGTCCAGCTCATCTCTAACGGTGCCCTGGACTCCCTCCTCTTCTGGTGCAGAGGAACAGATCCCACTGTGCTGCGCCACTGTGCTGTGGCACTAGCAAACTGTGCCATGTATGGAGGCCACCGCTGCCAGCGATGGATGATCGAGAAACAGGCGGCCGAGTGGCTTTTCCCACTGGCTTTTTCCAAAGAGGATGAACTCATTCGCTTCCACGCGTGTCTGGCGGTGACTGTGTTGGCTGCCAACCGAGAAATCGAGAAGGAGGTGGTGAAATCTGGAACCTTGGAGCTGGTGGAGCCATTCATTGCATCTCTGGATCCGGATGACTTTGCTCGCAGTTTATTGGACAGTGCAGACTGCATGCAGGGTAAGACAGCAACTGATCTGCAGCATTTTTTGCCATTACTGGATGGCACAAGACTGGAAGGAAAGTGTAttgcagccttttacttttgTGTGGAGACCAGCATCAAGTCTCGTCAGCGCAACACTAAG ATTTTTCAAGAGATTGGAGCAGTGCAGAGCCTAAAAAGAATTGTCATGTACTCCAGTAATGGCACAGCTTCTTCCCTCGCCAAGCGGGCACTCAGTATGATGGGGGAGGAAGTGCCAAAACGTATCCCGTCAGGTGTGCCCAACTGGAAAACCTGTGAAGTGCAGACCTGGCTGCAGCAGGTTGGCTTTAGTGCCTATTGTGACCGTTTCCAG GAGCTCCAGGTGGATGGAGACCTAATGCTGAACATCACAGACCAGGATCTGAGCACGGATCTGGGCATGACTGCAGGCCTCATTCGCAAGAG ATTTTTAAGAGACTTGCGCGTGTTGAAGACTTACGCCAACTACTCCACATGTGACCCAAACAACATGGCCGACTGGTTAGCTGAGATAGACCCTCGTTTCCGTCAGTATACGTACGGCCTGGTCCAGTCAGGAGTGGATCTCAACAATATCCAGAACCTGACCGATCAGCAGCTCCAGTATGACTGCCACATAGACAACGGAGTCCACAGAGCCAAGATACTGTCTTCTAGCCGCAAGCCCTTAAAACCGTGCCACACAGACGCCCAGCCTGCAGGGCCCGACGTGTTCATCAGCTACCGTCGGACTACCGGCTCCCAGCTAGCCAG CCTTCTGAAGGTGCACTTGCAGGTTCGCGGCTACAGCGTCTTTATAGATGTGGAGAAGCTGGAGGCTGGTAAATTCCAGGAAAAACTGATCCAGAGTGTACAGAGGGCACGCAATTTCATCCTGGTCCTGTCCTCCAATGCTCTCGACAAGTGCATGGGTGACACTGCCATGAAGGACTGGGTGCATAAG GAGATAGTCACAGCCCTGGCTGGTAAGAAGAACATAGTTCCTGTCACAGATAACTTTATGTGGCCCGACCCCATGTCTTTGCCGGAGGACATGAGAGCAATTCTCAACTTCAACGGCATTAA ATGGTCTCATGAATATCAGGAGGCCACGATCGAGAAGATCCTACGCTTTCTGAATGGACGGCAAGACCAAATCGATGGCCCTGATGCCTCCAAACAAccgaaaaagaaacaaaatgacataaACAAGGTTTGA